One window of Opisthocomus hoazin isolate bOpiHoa1 chromosome 15, bOpiHoa1.hap1, whole genome shotgun sequence genomic DNA carries:
- the ANKRD61 gene encoding LOW QUALITY PROTEIN: ankyrin repeat domain-containing protein 61 (The sequence of the model RefSeq protein was modified relative to this genomic sequence to represent the inferred CDS: inserted 1 base in 1 codon; substituted 2 bases at 2 genomic stop codons), which yields MPFQLYPFFLSIILKYTDESGWTPLHIAAGSLNTEVTATFIASGANTNFASPTCGRTALHVAVCTASSEERILGVNTDCIHLLLSNGANINTQDHEGQTAIHEACSGGRNTIADLLLVYKADINXWQSPLFSFLXHRSNLKDTALLNKLLGFSYPLKXTDNQGHPPTGLLFSEFQMLKDFLIITEIPVSARYLPNHRYKNIL from the exons ATGCCTTTCCAACTATATCCATTCTTTCTGAGTATTATCTTAAAGTATACCGATGAGTCTGGCTGGACACCTCTTCACATAGCAGCAGGGTCACTAAACACAGAGGTAACAGCAACCTTCATCGCCTCTGGAGCAAACACTAACTTTGCCAGTCCAACCTGTGGAAGAACTGCCCTTCATGTTGCAGTATGCACAGCATCGTCTGAAGAGAGAATTTTAGGTGTCAACACAGATTGCATCCATTTACTATTAAGCAATGGAGCCAACATAAATACTCAAGATCATGAAGGACAAACAGCTATTCACGAGGCCTGCTCAGGTGGCAGAAACACAATAGCTGATCTTCTGTTAGTGTATAAAGCAGACATAA AGTGGCAATCTCCActcttttcatttctttgacaCAGATCAAATTTAAAAGATACAGCACTGTTGAACAAGTTGCTAGGCTTCTCATATCCACTGAAGTAAACAGATAATCAAGGACACCCACCCACTGGACTTCTGTTCTCAGAATTTCAAATGCTGAAAGACTTTCTTATTATCACAGAAATTCCTGTCTCTGCAAGATACCTGCCAAATCACCGTTACAAGAACATATTGTGA
- the USP42 gene encoding ubiquitin carboxyl-terminal hydrolase 42 isoform X1: MTIVNKSKSKKPKKPSPKQSGTSKKPCTKKMTSRTANIRRVPPADNPKKVAAIEGPGGAIFCRTAEKPKRFGQRDLIVNDGIAPPQRILFPPEKICLDWKPTQNVGVGLQNLGNTCFLNSTLQCLTYTPPLANYMLSLEHTRSCRVEGFCMMCTMETHVNQVLCFAHSAVKPTSVINCLKRIGKHFRFGSQEDAHEFLCFTVDALQKACLNGSTKLDRSSQATTLIYQIFGGYLRSRVKCLSCKAVSDTYEPFLDITLDIKAVTSVTRALEQFVKPEQLDGENSYKCSKCKNMVPASKRYTIHRSSNVLTISLKRFANFTGGKINKDVKYPEYLNLRAYMSQSTGEPLIYALYAVLVHSGFSCNAGHYLCFIKAGNGLWYRMNDATVELSDIETVLNQQAYVLFYIRRYDLTLAERAFYLPAPSYPGSFLGQQGTNNKQSGCMSPRLPPFTIKNSSHLNGNGPLKEEPGTVDITLKRPSSAPPTACIQNWAITRPSITDPSKTHKITISIHNKQRACQTVSQTDCLTSAVEDEDTSKPGPSSTVTNSSAAESTSNTSTVSAAMNLSKQDIPSVPFVEPVVNGHPKLGSDNAVLGGAESSRKAEESQGLLRRNRTVASTSRVVMGTVVHTLQNSNLSHQNAEEERTQLPENELLSDAISFDELLEENELLETVSYLPGLLSPHPPEINFESVTYSQVNHLSEEISVPGPQKCSDDDSLIESVIMNALLAYEEARKVPCNFSSEVEKFFVQSDFGNLSAKEKFSEIIITNADSVHPQINGQHKIGKKSLDTENGFLGQCESEDDKGKDEKRSKEPKLISKENLLYNKDSAETREKLEQTSPVKSDTDSSKNLVSPDLTDKCQDGKGILNNYIHVPPVNESSITKLDKVLESQFSRQKEGLGNRKSEEDRHRKKYKEKTYDYKKPEKDHYRKKRENSDSEEKEKQNRSKTEDHSNKSQCFRTGETNEQNRPRQEYRSVSKYQYFQNERTVPNNGKTSGKYYHYQSRSRERMELERKKYNDSKGERIWIRERYYSEEIRRREKCRYYYDYYSSHGSRERKSSYCDKDLDKLGMPYNNRSSYKDYRSRSRRSQNSLAREEDGHQLGSHRASIPHCAALQHQADKSSRKRHALPPAMAHSHLEDSSQESGKVSRSKRKHTHAEGSENETEMKRRKMDNEGMKKDKKVKKKKRSKEKHREKDYKLCDLDFAALAFHSDNPKHKKKKKKKKHERKLKGSLERLELHLQKKTREKESYAAGDYLCDQDRNQGSKQLYKEGMPSGAGDSKNHSSVTAKECVKDLLSAEHTEFTLVKPPENTAQWKSWRVRSLLMEAFNTLN, translated from the exons atgacTATAGTCAATAAGTCGAAATCCAAGAAACCTAAGAAACCATCACCCAAGCAGTCTGGTACATCCAAGAAACCCTGTACTAAAAAAATGACATCACGCACTGCGAATATCAGGCGGGTACCGCCTGCAGACAACCCAAAAAAAGTTGCTGCCATTGAAGGACCAGGAGGTGCTATTTTTTGTAGAACAGCTGAAAAACCTAAGCGGTTTGGCCAGAGAGATCTGA TTGTTAATGACGGAATTGCACCACCTCAGCGGATTCTCTTCCCACCAGAAAAGATCTGTTTGGATTGGAAACCGACACAAAATGTTGGCGTCGGGCTTCAAAATCTTGGCAACACGTGTTTCCTGAATTCCACCTTGCAATGCTTGACATACACACCTCCACTTGCAAACTATATGTTATCCCTGGAGCATACACGGTCAT GTCGTGTGGAAGGATTTTGTATGATGTGTACCATGGAGACACATGTTAACCAGGTCCTCTGTTTTGCTCATAGTGCCGTCAAGCCTACATCTGTGATCAATTGCCTTAAAA GAATAGGAAAACATTTCCGTTTTGGGAGTCAAGAGGATGCACATGAGTTCTTGTGCTTCACCGTTGATGCGTTGCAGAAAGCTTGCCTAAATGGAAGCACAAA ATTGGACAGATCCTCTCAAGCGACCACTCTTATTTATCAAATCTTTGGAGGATACCTAAGATCCCGAG TGAAATGCTTGAGCTGCAAAGCTGTCTCAGATACATATGAGCCATTTCTTGATATTACATTGGATATAAAG GCAGTTACATCTGTTACCAGAGCCCTCGAACAATTTGTAAAACCAGAACAGCTCGATGGTGAAAATAGCTACAAGTGTAGCAA GTGCAAAAATATGGTCCCTGCATCGAAGAGGTACACGATACATCGTTCATCTAATGTCCTTACAATATCGCTGAAAAGATTTGCAAATTTTACAGGTGGAAAGATCAACAAG GATGTAAAATATCCTGAATATCTCAACCTTCGGGCTTATATGTCTCAGTCAACGGGAGAACCACTGATCTATGCGTTATATGCCGTGCTTGTACACAGTGGCTTCAGCTGCAATGCTGGGCATTATCTTTGCTTTATAAAG GCTGGAAATGGACTTTGGTATAGGATGAATGACGCCACGGTAGAGCTTTCCGATATTGAAACAGTGCTTAATCAGCAAGCCTACGTACTTTTTTACATCAG GCGCTATGATTTGACTCTTGCGGAGCGTGCGTTTTACCTACCAGCGCCATCTTACCCTGGCTCATTCCTTGGTCAGCAAGGGACTAACAACAAGCAGTCTGGGTGCATGAGCCCACGGCTTCCTCCGTTTACGATTAAG aattcaAGTCACTTGAATGGCAACGGGCCACTAAAAGAGGAGCCAGGTACCGTTGATATCACCCTAAAAAGGCCGTCGTCAGCTCCACCAACAGCTTGCATTCAAAACTGGGCGATAACAAGGCCTTCTATAACGGATCCGTCGAAGACACACAAAATCACCATCAGTATTCACAACAAACAGCGCGCGTGCCAGACTGTGTCACAGACAGAttgtctcaccagtgctgtggAGGATGAAGATACAAGCAAGCCTGGCCCTTCATCCACCGTTACAAATAGTTCTGCAGCGGAGTCTACCTCAAATACATCTACAGTGTCAGCTGCTATGAACCTTTCCAAACAGGACATTCCTAGTGTTCCTTTTGTTGAGCCCGTAGTGAATGGTCATCCCAAACTTGGCTCAGATAATGCAGTCCTTGGTGGTGCAGAATCTTCACGGAAAGCTGAAGAGTCGCAGGGCTTGCTCAGAAGGAATCGCACCGTAGCGTCTACTAGCAGGGTTGTGATGGGAACAGTGGTCCACACATTGCAGAATTCCAATTTGTCACATCAGAATGCTGAAGAGGAAAGAACCCAGTTGCCAGAAAATGAACTGCTAAGTGATGCTATTAGTTTTGATGAACTGTTAGAAGAAAATGAACTGCTTGAAACAGTGAGTTAT CTGCCTGGACTTTTGTCACCACATCCACCAGAAATAAACTTCGAATCTGTCACGTACAGCCAGGTCAACCACTTGTCAGAGGAAATAAG TGTCCCTGGACCCCAGAAATGTTCAGACGATGACAGTCTTATAGAAAGTGTCATAATGAACGCATTGCTTGCCTACGAAGAGGCCAGAAAGGTTCCTTGCAACTTCAGCAGTGAAGTTGAGAAATTTTTTGTTCAATCAGATTTTGGAAACCTCTCTGCCAAAGAAAAATTTTCCGAAATCATTATAACAAATGCTGACAGTGTGCATCCCCAAATCAACGGGCAGCATAAGATAGGTAAAAAATCCTTGGATACTGAAAATGGATTCTTGGGGCAATGCGAATCTGAAGATGATAAAGGCAAAGACGAAAAAAGATCAAAAGAACCCAAactgatttcaaaagaaaatctgttgTACAACAAAGACTCTGCTGAGACCAGAGAGAAATTAGAACAAACTTCACCCGTGAAGTCTGACACTGACAGTTCTAAAAACCTTGTGTCTCCAGATCTCACAGATAAATGCCAAGATGGAAAGGGCATTTTGAACAACTACATTCATGTTCCACCTGTTAACGAGTCCTCTATTACAAAGCTGGATAAAGTTTTAGAAAGCCAGTTTTCTAGGCAAAAAGAAGGTCTGGGTAATAGAAAATCCGAAGAAGACAGACATAGgaaaaaatataaggaaaaaacaTATGACTATAAAAAACCTGAGAAAGACCACTACCGAAAAAAGAGGGAGAATTCAGAcagtgaagagaaggaaaagcaaaataggAGCAAAACAGAAGATCATTCCAACAAGAGTCAGTGCTTTCGCACTGGGGAAACAAATGAGCAAAATCGTCCGAGGCAGGAATATCGCAGTGTTAGCAAGTACCAATATTTTCAGAACGAAAGAACCGTTCCAAATAATGGCAAGACCTCGGGAAAATATTATCACTATCAATCAAGGAGCAGAGAGAGAATGGAGCTGGAGAGAAAGAAGTATAATGATTCCAAAGGAGAGAGAATATGGATCCGGGAGAGGTATTATTCAGAAGAAATACGGAGGCGGGAAAAATGTCGCTACTACTATGATTATTATTCATCCCATGGATCAAGAGAGAGGAAGTCCTCTTACTGTGATAAAGACCTTGACAAGTTGGGTATGCCTTACAATAATAGGTCGTCCTATAAGGATTATCGTTCTAGAAGCAGAAGGTCTCAGAACTCACTGGCTAGAGAGGAAGATGGACATCAACTCGGCAGCCACCGAGCGAGCATACCTCACTGTGCAGCACTGCAGCACCAGGCTGACAAATCCTCTCGCAAAAGGCACGCGCTGCCACCTGCGATGGCTCATTCCCATTTGGAGGACTCTTCCCAGGAGAGTGGAAAAGTAAGCCGCAGCAAGAGGAAACATACCCATGCAGAAGGAAGTGAAAACGAAACGGAAATGAAACGTCGCAAGATGGACAACGAAGGAATGAAAAAAGATAAgaaggtgaaaaagaaaaagagatctaAAGAGAAACATCGGGAAAAGGATTACAA ACTCTGCGATTTGGATTTTGCTGCACTAGCCTTTCATAGTGACAATccaaaacataagaaaaagaagaaaaagaagaaacatgaaaGGAAATTGAAAGGGTCCCTAGAACGTTTAGAACTTCACCTCCAGAAGAAGACACGGGAGAAGGAATCCTACGCTGCGGGAGACTATTTATGTGACCAGGACAGAAACCAGGGCAGCAAACAACTCTACAAGGAAGGGATGCCTTCTGGTGCAGGTGATAGCAAGAACCACAGCTCTGTCACAGCCAAAGAGTGTGTTAAAG ACCTGCTTTCTGCTGAACACACTGAATTCACACTTGTTAAACCTCCAGAGAACACTGCGCAATGGAAAAGCTGGAGA GTGCGGAGCTTACTGATGGAAGCCTTCAATACACTAAACTAA
- the USP42 gene encoding ubiquitin carboxyl-terminal hydrolase 42 isoform X2 produces MTIVNKSKSKKPKKPSPKQSGTSKKPCTKKMTSRTANIRRVPPADNPKKVAAIEGPGGAIFCRTAEKPKRFGQRDLIVNDGIAPPQRILFPPEKICLDWKPTQNVGVGLQNLGNTCFLNSTLQCLTYTPPLANYMLSLEHTRSCRVEGFCMMCTMETHVNQVLCFAHSAVKPTSVINCLKRIGKHFRFGSQEDAHEFLCFTVDALQKACLNGSTKLDRSSQATTLIYQIFGGYLRSRVKCLSCKAVSDTYEPFLDITLDIKAVTSVTRALEQFVKPEQLDGENSYKCSKCKNMVPASKRYTIHRSSNVLTISLKRFANFTGGKINKDVKYPEYLNLRAYMSQSTGEPLIYALYAVLVHSGFSCNAGHYLCFIKAGNGLWYRMNDATVELSDIETVLNQQAYVLFYIRRYDLTLAERAFYLPAPSYPGSFLGQQGTNNKQSGCMSPRLPPFTIKNSSHLNGNGPLKEEPGTVDITLKRPSSAPPTACIQNWAITRPSITDPSKTHKITISIHNKQRACQTVSQTDCLTSAVEDEDTSKPGPSSTVTNSSAAESTSNTSTVSAAMNLSKQDIPSVPFVEPVVNGHPKLGSDNAVLGGAESSRKAEESQGLLRRNRTVASTSRVVMGTVVHTLQNSNLSHQNAEEERTQLPENELLSDAISFDELLEENELLETLPGLLSPHPPEINFESVTYSQVNHLSEEISVPGPQKCSDDDSLIESVIMNALLAYEEARKVPCNFSSEVEKFFVQSDFGNLSAKEKFSEIIITNADSVHPQINGQHKIGKKSLDTENGFLGQCESEDDKGKDEKRSKEPKLISKENLLYNKDSAETREKLEQTSPVKSDTDSSKNLVSPDLTDKCQDGKGILNNYIHVPPVNESSITKLDKVLESQFSRQKEGLGNRKSEEDRHRKKYKEKTYDYKKPEKDHYRKKRENSDSEEKEKQNRSKTEDHSNKSQCFRTGETNEQNRPRQEYRSVSKYQYFQNERTVPNNGKTSGKYYHYQSRSRERMELERKKYNDSKGERIWIRERYYSEEIRRREKCRYYYDYYSSHGSRERKSSYCDKDLDKLGMPYNNRSSYKDYRSRSRRSQNSLAREEDGHQLGSHRASIPHCAALQHQADKSSRKRHALPPAMAHSHLEDSSQESGKVSRSKRKHTHAEGSENETEMKRRKMDNEGMKKDKKVKKKKRSKEKHREKDYKLCDLDFAALAFHSDNPKHKKKKKKKKHERKLKGSLERLELHLQKKTREKESYAAGDYLCDQDRNQGSKQLYKEGMPSGAGDSKNHSSVTAKECVKDLLSAEHTEFTLVKPPENTAQWKSWRVRSLLMEAFNTLN; encoded by the exons atgacTATAGTCAATAAGTCGAAATCCAAGAAACCTAAGAAACCATCACCCAAGCAGTCTGGTACATCCAAGAAACCCTGTACTAAAAAAATGACATCACGCACTGCGAATATCAGGCGGGTACCGCCTGCAGACAACCCAAAAAAAGTTGCTGCCATTGAAGGACCAGGAGGTGCTATTTTTTGTAGAACAGCTGAAAAACCTAAGCGGTTTGGCCAGAGAGATCTGA TTGTTAATGACGGAATTGCACCACCTCAGCGGATTCTCTTCCCACCAGAAAAGATCTGTTTGGATTGGAAACCGACACAAAATGTTGGCGTCGGGCTTCAAAATCTTGGCAACACGTGTTTCCTGAATTCCACCTTGCAATGCTTGACATACACACCTCCACTTGCAAACTATATGTTATCCCTGGAGCATACACGGTCAT GTCGTGTGGAAGGATTTTGTATGATGTGTACCATGGAGACACATGTTAACCAGGTCCTCTGTTTTGCTCATAGTGCCGTCAAGCCTACATCTGTGATCAATTGCCTTAAAA GAATAGGAAAACATTTCCGTTTTGGGAGTCAAGAGGATGCACATGAGTTCTTGTGCTTCACCGTTGATGCGTTGCAGAAAGCTTGCCTAAATGGAAGCACAAA ATTGGACAGATCCTCTCAAGCGACCACTCTTATTTATCAAATCTTTGGAGGATACCTAAGATCCCGAG TGAAATGCTTGAGCTGCAAAGCTGTCTCAGATACATATGAGCCATTTCTTGATATTACATTGGATATAAAG GCAGTTACATCTGTTACCAGAGCCCTCGAACAATTTGTAAAACCAGAACAGCTCGATGGTGAAAATAGCTACAAGTGTAGCAA GTGCAAAAATATGGTCCCTGCATCGAAGAGGTACACGATACATCGTTCATCTAATGTCCTTACAATATCGCTGAAAAGATTTGCAAATTTTACAGGTGGAAAGATCAACAAG GATGTAAAATATCCTGAATATCTCAACCTTCGGGCTTATATGTCTCAGTCAACGGGAGAACCACTGATCTATGCGTTATATGCCGTGCTTGTACACAGTGGCTTCAGCTGCAATGCTGGGCATTATCTTTGCTTTATAAAG GCTGGAAATGGACTTTGGTATAGGATGAATGACGCCACGGTAGAGCTTTCCGATATTGAAACAGTGCTTAATCAGCAAGCCTACGTACTTTTTTACATCAG GCGCTATGATTTGACTCTTGCGGAGCGTGCGTTTTACCTACCAGCGCCATCTTACCCTGGCTCATTCCTTGGTCAGCAAGGGACTAACAACAAGCAGTCTGGGTGCATGAGCCCACGGCTTCCTCCGTTTACGATTAAG aattcaAGTCACTTGAATGGCAACGGGCCACTAAAAGAGGAGCCAGGTACCGTTGATATCACCCTAAAAAGGCCGTCGTCAGCTCCACCAACAGCTTGCATTCAAAACTGGGCGATAACAAGGCCTTCTATAACGGATCCGTCGAAGACACACAAAATCACCATCAGTATTCACAACAAACAGCGCGCGTGCCAGACTGTGTCACAGACAGAttgtctcaccagtgctgtggAGGATGAAGATACAAGCAAGCCTGGCCCTTCATCCACCGTTACAAATAGTTCTGCAGCGGAGTCTACCTCAAATACATCTACAGTGTCAGCTGCTATGAACCTTTCCAAACAGGACATTCCTAGTGTTCCTTTTGTTGAGCCCGTAGTGAATGGTCATCCCAAACTTGGCTCAGATAATGCAGTCCTTGGTGGTGCAGAATCTTCACGGAAAGCTGAAGAGTCGCAGGGCTTGCTCAGAAGGAATCGCACCGTAGCGTCTACTAGCAGGGTTGTGATGGGAACAGTGGTCCACACATTGCAGAATTCCAATTTGTCACATCAGAATGCTGAAGAGGAAAGAACCCAGTTGCCAGAAAATGAACTGCTAAGTGATGCTATTAGTTTTGATGAACTGTTAGAAGAAAATGAACTGCTTGAAACA CTGCCTGGACTTTTGTCACCACATCCACCAGAAATAAACTTCGAATCTGTCACGTACAGCCAGGTCAACCACTTGTCAGAGGAAATAAG TGTCCCTGGACCCCAGAAATGTTCAGACGATGACAGTCTTATAGAAAGTGTCATAATGAACGCATTGCTTGCCTACGAAGAGGCCAGAAAGGTTCCTTGCAACTTCAGCAGTGAAGTTGAGAAATTTTTTGTTCAATCAGATTTTGGAAACCTCTCTGCCAAAGAAAAATTTTCCGAAATCATTATAACAAATGCTGACAGTGTGCATCCCCAAATCAACGGGCAGCATAAGATAGGTAAAAAATCCTTGGATACTGAAAATGGATTCTTGGGGCAATGCGAATCTGAAGATGATAAAGGCAAAGACGAAAAAAGATCAAAAGAACCCAAactgatttcaaaagaaaatctgttgTACAACAAAGACTCTGCTGAGACCAGAGAGAAATTAGAACAAACTTCACCCGTGAAGTCTGACACTGACAGTTCTAAAAACCTTGTGTCTCCAGATCTCACAGATAAATGCCAAGATGGAAAGGGCATTTTGAACAACTACATTCATGTTCCACCTGTTAACGAGTCCTCTATTACAAAGCTGGATAAAGTTTTAGAAAGCCAGTTTTCTAGGCAAAAAGAAGGTCTGGGTAATAGAAAATCCGAAGAAGACAGACATAGgaaaaaatataaggaaaaaacaTATGACTATAAAAAACCTGAGAAAGACCACTACCGAAAAAAGAGGGAGAATTCAGAcagtgaagagaaggaaaagcaaaataggAGCAAAACAGAAGATCATTCCAACAAGAGTCAGTGCTTTCGCACTGGGGAAACAAATGAGCAAAATCGTCCGAGGCAGGAATATCGCAGTGTTAGCAAGTACCAATATTTTCAGAACGAAAGAACCGTTCCAAATAATGGCAAGACCTCGGGAAAATATTATCACTATCAATCAAGGAGCAGAGAGAGAATGGAGCTGGAGAGAAAGAAGTATAATGATTCCAAAGGAGAGAGAATATGGATCCGGGAGAGGTATTATTCAGAAGAAATACGGAGGCGGGAAAAATGTCGCTACTACTATGATTATTATTCATCCCATGGATCAAGAGAGAGGAAGTCCTCTTACTGTGATAAAGACCTTGACAAGTTGGGTATGCCTTACAATAATAGGTCGTCCTATAAGGATTATCGTTCTAGAAGCAGAAGGTCTCAGAACTCACTGGCTAGAGAGGAAGATGGACATCAACTCGGCAGCCACCGAGCGAGCATACCTCACTGTGCAGCACTGCAGCACCAGGCTGACAAATCCTCTCGCAAAAGGCACGCGCTGCCACCTGCGATGGCTCATTCCCATTTGGAGGACTCTTCCCAGGAGAGTGGAAAAGTAAGCCGCAGCAAGAGGAAACATACCCATGCAGAAGGAAGTGAAAACGAAACGGAAATGAAACGTCGCAAGATGGACAACGAAGGAATGAAAAAAGATAAgaaggtgaaaaagaaaaagagatctaAAGAGAAACATCGGGAAAAGGATTACAA ACTCTGCGATTTGGATTTTGCTGCACTAGCCTTTCATAGTGACAATccaaaacataagaaaaagaagaaaaagaagaaacatgaaaGGAAATTGAAAGGGTCCCTAGAACGTTTAGAACTTCACCTCCAGAAGAAGACACGGGAGAAGGAATCCTACGCTGCGGGAGACTATTTATGTGACCAGGACAGAAACCAGGGCAGCAAACAACTCTACAAGGAAGGGATGCCTTCTGGTGCAGGTGATAGCAAGAACCACAGCTCTGTCACAGCCAAAGAGTGTGTTAAAG ACCTGCTTTCTGCTGAACACACTGAATTCACACTTGTTAAACCTCCAGAGAACACTGCGCAATGGAAAAGCTGGAGA GTGCGGAGCTTACTGATGGAAGCCTTCAATACACTAAACTAA